Part of the Pyricularia oryzae 70-15 chromosome 3, whole genome shotgun sequence genome, GCCGCGGGGAAACAGCGATGCGAACAATGCCTCGAACTGCACCAGCCCGGGCAGCTTAGCCGACTCGCTGACCCTGCCGTTCGGACCCGTCTCGAGCGTCATGTCCAGCCCGTAGCGGGTCGCGACGTCGACAAACATGCCGTGCTCGCGGCAGAGGCCGGCCAGGGCGTCCGAGATCCAGTTTACAAACTCGACCTCTGGACCCGGTTGCTGCTGCGCTGCTGGCGTCGTCCTTGTCGTTTGCGGCAGGTCGACGGCGTCGAGCGTGCGCCCGACCGCTTTGATGTAGCCCTGTATGTAGAGCTTGTCGTTGGCCAACCACCGTCCCAGCAGCTCCTTGGACAGTCGGCCCTCGGCTGCGGCGAGGAGAAATGGGGTttgcgttgctgctttgtAGGCCTCTGGGTTGCTCTCGAGGAGGTGCTCGGTCAATGACCACTGGGCTGTGGATGCCATTTTGTGATTTTTGGTTTCTCGAgttgcttttcttcttcttgtcttgcACCTCTGCCACTGTCTAGAACTAGctagacctagttctagtggtATTTCCTGCGTTGTCAACAGTTTTCAAGTCGTGGATCTGCGCCTCTTTCAATGTAGATCATCACATCAACCCCACCAAAGGCTGCTAAGGGAGGTGCAGTACCTTTCTTTAGTATTTACATAGTAAATTCGGCAGGACCATAATGACGCGCCAAGTGGTCgcttaggtaggtaaggtagaggTGTACAAACTTCGGAAGCTCAGCATGGCGTCATTCATCGAATAATGCCCACCTCTACCTACTAAACCCGCCTGCTGTGTCCCTCAAGCTGGTTACTGTAGCAGTTGCCAAACTAGCAcccgtgctttttttttcatccaaACCAATGCCTACCACATATCACGCACTTTATCCAAAGGTAGAAAATTTCCAAAGTAGCTCACAGTATACAAAAACCCAGATCTGATCCAACAGAACCATAACTCTGGAAATCCTAACCAAGTGACGAAATCACTTCTTCTTTCTAGAAATGTATACATCAAGCCCACTTTGCACCACAAAGAAGCTTGACGTCGCCTTCAGCGGCTTGCCAGGGTTGACTAGATGCAAGTTGTAATCCCGTAGCAACCTGGGCATCACTTTATTCATCTCCAGGAGCGCCAGGTTCCTGCCGATACAGACGTgtgcaccaccaccaaactGCGTCGTAAGATCTGGTCAACAAATCTGTACCCTTTTCTAGGCCCGGCTTGTTTTGGGGCACTATTGCTTACCTGGAACATGTACCTATCCATCCTCTTTGCGTTCTCGGCATCCTCCAGCCACCTCTCGGGTCTAAAGTCCTTTGCATCATCCCCAAAGACGTCCTTGTCTCGGTGCAGCACCCAGCCGTTGACTGCGACTCTGGTGCCGCCGCGGAAGAAATGCCCGCCGAGCTCAGCTCCCTCGGGGGGAACGTATCTGGTGATGTTGAGACCAACGGCCGGACGCATCCGCATCGCCTCCTTGAGGCAGGCCTGGAAATAAGACAGCGTCTGGGCGTCGCTCCAGCTGATGTTGCCCGATGATGGGATGTGgccgccggcgacggcgcTGTTGATCTCGTTCAGGAGCGTCTCGTGGACGCGCGGGTCGGAGAAGCAGTGCCAGAAAAAGGATTGCATAGTCGATGCCGTCGAGTCGGAACCAGCGAAGCTTCGGTGCATTAAATCGTCAATATGAGTATATTTATAGGTGAAAAAGCGCAGCACAAAACCAGCACCAAAGTCAAAACTCACATGGCTCCGTGGGCAACGGCAAAGACATCACCCTCTGAAAAGCGCTCTGGATCTTTCAGATGGCCCTTGATCAAACTAGCCAGGAGATCCTGCCGCCCATCCCCGCCCCTCCACTTGCCCTCGCTCTCTTTATCAAACGGCTTCCGGCGAGCGAGTTCGCTCATGGCGATCTTTGTGATCAGGGCGTTAGCTGTATTAAAGCTGGGCACGAATTTCCACAGCGGGTTGCGGCGGAGCAGGTGATCGACAAAGGGCACCTGGCCGACTATGCCGTTGTAGCGCTGCGACCTGTCGATGGTCTCGATGGCGCCGTCGACGTCCTTGCCCTCTGCGATAAACCCAAAGCTCCGGCTAAAGGCCACCTCGCCCAAGACATCAAAGGCGAACCAGTGCAGCCACAGACCGAGGTCCACGCGCGGGCCGTCCCGGTCGTCGGTCGGCTCGTCCGCGATGCCATCGAGCTTGTGCGCCAACGCCTCGATGCTGTCGTCGATGAAGGGGCTCAGCTGCTGCATGGCGGCCATGGAGTACGGGACGTTGGCGACCTTTTTTATGCGTGCGTGCACGTCCTCCCTGACTTCGGTGAATATCTAACTCGGGCCGGGTTCAGTTAGTTTGAAActggctctttttttttggaacaaAAACGTGGCGCAAAGTTCATCCGCGGAGGAGAGGAGATGAGATGGTAACAAACATCTGGGTTCTCCGGCGGCGGGAATACAGAGTAGAAATCCGTCTTGGTGAAGCGCTTCCCGGCACTGAGCAGCAGCCTGGCCGCCTCGGGGGAAGCGAGAGAGACCTCATCGGGAGCGATCCGCACGACGGGTCCGTACTTTTCGTGCAGCCTGATGTGATCAAACTGCGTTTGGGACGACGCCGTCGAAATGACCTTCCAGAGGCGTGAGATAGACGCTAGGAAAGGTCCTGGGTATTTCCTGAGCGGGGAGACATATCGTCGGTACAGGGCACGGATGACAAGGGCGGCGGAAATGATGATTGCCCAGTTGTCGAGAATAAAACCAGCCAGTCCGCTGACCAAGGGAGCTTTCGCAGATGTTTCGACGTTGACATCCATGTCTGGGTCCGCGATTCCCCCAAGGAGGAGTACAAGgtgaaaggaaaagaaaatctAGTTGGTATGTTTTGTCTTACCGCCCTGCGGGTTATATATCTAGCTCAAGACTATAAGAAAGCACGTTGACAGGCGGGTACAACTCATAAAGGCAAACAAATTAGATGCGAAGTTATCAGCCATCGTGGCGAGCGAGGAGCAGCTTTATACAAGCTACTTCCCTGAGCTTTAGCTACCGCAAACAGCAGCACTCCACCGGGGTACGGTGCGTAAATCATTAAGAAAGACAGCCCATGGGCCGACGTTCAACACTTTTCAAAGGGATAAGCGTGACGGCATGAGCCAAGAACCCAGACTTGTCTCACCAAGGGTGGTAAAGAAGTCTCTGTTTGACCGGAACCAAAAGGAGCTATGGTAGTTAGTTTCGGCGAAAAAAAGGGTATCCAACCAACCAGATAACTGCCGATGCTTCCCCTCAATAGCGAATGGTAGCCCCCCCAAAAGATGGGATCAGGGATGTAAAAACCTGGGGCTAACCCcgatctttttgttttcatcTGATGTCCGTGGTCGGAACAGCGGCATCATACGTGCCATGCTGTGGAGGAAGAATTATAGTTCGTATTGAATTGATTCTTTTGTTTAGTTGGCTGCAATTCTTTGTTCAAACGGCCTGTTCAAGGTTGGTGATAATATATTTTGCCCTACGTCAAAGCTGTTGGGGAAACAGCTTGGCTGAGTCGGTCCAGGGCTTATTAAAGTTCCCTGGGGAAAACAATTTTAAAGGTGCTACAAAGGTTATTACGTTAGGCTGAGGCTTGCTTTGATAAGGAAATAAAATAATTTCGTGCGTCAACTCCAACCAGAACTCTGACAGCAATGGATGCAGAAGCTGACTTGGGGAAATACATCTTTCTTCAACGGTGACGTTTTGATCAGAGATGTAAGAGGTTGGTTAGCTCGTACTAAGATTCAACGATGCGCCCTTTCCCCGCGTCCGAAAAGGCAACGCTACTTGTAATTTGATTGGTCATGTGACTTCGccaagcaggccagcagccagcagCCAAGCGTGCCTGGTCAAACAGCAACTAACGCGATCCAGcgaattttttttaattttttttataatttctttttttgccttcGGTTCTGCTTAGCAATTGACATTTGCCCAGCTCCACGCATGACATATGCAACTTGCCGaatagcaaaaaaaaaaaaaaaaaaaagaaacctccAACCGAACCAAGCTACCTTTCGACCATCATCCCAAAAGAACAAtaatacgaaaaaaaataaacactATACTCTAAAATGTCGGCAACTTCCGTAAAAACAATGACTAGAGTCAATACCTGCCCAAACTCGGTCTCGGCCGCAAGGCTGTTCCTCCAGGTCGCCGCACAGAGGACCTCGCCGCCGCGCTTCTTCGACATTTTGCTGCCGGCTTCGACCATCCGCTACTTTGCCACTACCAACAACACGGCCGCGACGCGCCGGCAATGGGGAGCCGGGATCGTCCCGATAgcaccgcagcagcagccccgcGGCTTCAGTCCCCGGAGAAgacagccgcagcagcacctTCCGCCGGCGCCACCGCCCACCCCGACGCTCGAGGGTATCCTGCCGCTGGTGGCCGGCCGGCGCCAGTATTctgcctcggcggcggcccggGCCTGTGAGACAAGGACACTGCACAACCCGCAGATGGACGAGGATGGGAACGAGATGAGGCTGGAGATAACGCCCCGAGCGGCAAAGGTATGGCACGGGCGCCACTAGCTCACTTTTTCTCCCCCATTTCATAGCTTGGCGacattgaaaaaaaaaaaaaaaaaa contains:
- a CDS encoding mitochondrial protein required for iron metabolism, giving the protein MSATSVKTMTRVNTCPNSVSAARLFLQVAAQRTSPPRFFDILLPASTIRYFATTNNTAATRRQWGAGIVPIAPQQQPRGFSPRRRQPQQHLPPAPPPTPTLEGILPLVAGRRQYSASAAARACETRTLHNPQMDEDGNEMRLEITPRAAKRLSEIMTKDKNPQLALRIQVESGGCHGFQYLMRLVTLPPTLPTAAAAEPSSDGEQQPVVGEDDTIFYYAQDAADPLAEPKIILDQPSLELLKGSKVDFTMELIGSQFKIVDNPLATSSCGCGTSFDVKI